The following is a genomic window from Aquila chrysaetos chrysaetos chromosome 2, bAquChr1.4, whole genome shotgun sequence.
CGGCTCCAAAGGAGAGAGCTGGCCGGAGGCCCAGCCCAGCTCATGGCTCAGGACGGACTCAGCAGCAGGGAGACGAAGCAAGGTTTTCAGTAGCCAGGAACAAGTTTAGCAAGTTCCCAGGACAATCAAAGAGGTATTTTTATGGTAAATGCTTTACTACAAATGCTTTCATAAGTGCTTCGAAGAAGTTGGAAGTggtagataaaaaaaaatttgtccaGTTCTTACAGTACAGAAAGCAATTGAAGAAGAGCGCAAGAGCATGCCATTTGAAGTTCTCTACTTTCCCAGAGCGATGTAGCAATACGAGTAAGGCTACATCTGGCCAGTCAAACCTGCAAAAGTATTCATGTATCACCATAGCCTGTAGAAAGATTATAGTCTTTTATTGATTTCTTGTTTTACAGATTCAGATTTAACTTTCAATAATAAAGTTCAATAAATTGATTCCCTAATCATAAAAACTTGTTTTACACATTATGTACAGGTACCCAGAGACTACAGCCATACAGCATGTCACAGCTATACCACAGACCTTCACACGGAACAAGCTGGGGAGAGGTGCTAACTGCAATGACATACATTCAGAGATCAAGTTGTGGATATGCACAGTGCATTTGGCACAGCTCACTGAAGATTGCCCACACAGGGACAGTAAAATAATCCCAACTAAGTGATAACATGGATTAGTTCAACTACATTAAGTCCAGGAGGAACACTTAATTCACAATTAAACTAGCCATTGGAAGAGATTTGATTAAGTTGAATCAAATGCAGCTGAACTAATCATTTTAGTTTCATTAAGCATCCCTCTATAGACAAATCCTAGACCTTGAGATCTGCCTCCAATATAAAACAAGTCTTTTTAGTTGAGATATGCAGAAGTTTGAGGACTGAGGGGAGCTCAGGTATTAGAAGTATTCTTTGGCAGTTtgatacaaatataaaaaatagattACTTTTGAGGACTAAACTaagcttttcccattttatatCTTTTCTGCCAGCACCAGAACTGCTTCAGTAACACAGTAACACTCACATATGGTAACTTAAACACAACcttacattttaatgaaacaaaattcatATTACAGTTAAAGTTCAATACTCAAGATACCCTCCAACAGGCTATCCGCTCACCACAGAAGAGTTAAAACTTAACATTCAGTGAGAAAACTTTCCCAAGGCAATGACAGAACCCATGAAACATTGCACGACTGTATCTTCTCTGCAATACTGTAACTGGCAAACATCAGAGACCAGTCTGCAAAAGGCAGCCAACTGTACTCTTAAGCATTCCAGCTCATATGGAACATTATTTGATGTCAAGACCATTAGTTAATTGATTAAACAGCCCCTTCTCTTTTATGAGATAAAGTAGACCACAGGTCTCTCCTGTAACTGCAATCTGATCTCAGTATGACAAAAAACTGCAGTTAAGAGTTTATGCAATCTGCTTTATAACATTACATCAAGCTACAacagttaaaatacagtttcacaAAGAAGCAGACACTCATTTAAAATCTGGCAATTCCCTTTTAAAAGCAGTCGTTTTCCTTTCTAGTGACATGCCTATCCTGAAGGAGATAAAGCCAGACTCATTTtgaagaggggaggaaagaaggaaacactTCCAGAATGAAGTGTCCAATTCTACAGCCTGCAGGGCAGAAGGCTGCAATATTAATGTTTGTCTCCAGTAATACAGCTCTAAAGATATTGCTTTGTCCAAATGCTGCTATAAAGACTTTCAATTTCAAATTACTTCCAACAATAGGAATGTAACTTGACTAGGGCATTCCACGATGAAGACTATTTAGCCAATATATCTATTTAGTTATCTCAGTTTTGAGACACTGTAGTGCAACTTCATCTTCTTTGTTTGCTGCAGACTCCCATTCAAACTTCTAAATGCACAGTTCAGAACAAACCTAACAAAAGGCTTAAGCAGACTCTCCTGCTGGGTACACGAGCACAACAAGCAAGTCACATTAGCCATGGAAGTGGACCTAGtccattttcagatttttcagcaaGTGATGCCAGAGCCTTAGCCAGCTTGTCACCTTAAGTGAGAAGTTTATGGGGAAAATAGGTATACAAACAATACATAGTACTGTTTATGCTTATTCCCTATGGAAAACTGACCCGATGCTGAGAAGTTTCACTCAGGGCTGTAGGAATACTTTGATTttacctcttaaaaaaaagaggggatGGGTAGTGCTACACAGACTGCCTAATCCGCTTACCATAGAAGCTTCCATTCCTTTTTATGGAATCTTCTCAGTATTTCTAGAACTTGATACCTCTTGCTGGCTTAGTCATCACAGCCAAGTAGCAGTCTCTAGTCTCAGTTAACAGAACTGAGCCCTCTGGAATTCACACATTATATAGTAAATATATCTGAAGATAAACCAGTGATTAGCTCCGAAATGCCTGAccatgaagaattaaaaagaaacaagctgaCATGAGAGTTCTTCCTTGGATTTAAGGAACTTCAGGGCATGGAACTCCTAATTATGTTGTCCTGTAGATTTCACAAGACTTAATTCTTGCATGTTCTTTTCATCACTTTGATGTCCAAGTGAGGGTAATTCAGCTTTGAACAGCTTTGCTTGCAATAACTGTCTTTTTCATGAAGGTAATCTGTgaatttccccctccccataGATTCTCAGGTATTCACACAGACTCTCTAGAAAGGTAAGACACTTTATTGAATTTGTTGATAAATTAAGAAAGGACTATGAACCAGACTTATGGGTCACAGGTGCTTGTAAACAGACATCAGTTCCTTCCCACAGAAAGCCTGACTCCATGTGCTCAGCCAGAAGTCACTTTCCCCAGCGCTGCTCACAGGCTGCATAGTGATGGAGGGCAGAGAAAAAGTCTTCATAGCTGATGTTCAGGTGGGAAGGCAAAGAACTGAGAAAGCAAGttagaaaagttaaaataagcttttataAACACCACACAACTCATATGGCCAGCCAGGAATATCACTACTTAAAACAAGCTATTGTCTTAGTAACCTTGTAAAGTTGTTCTCAACACCATTATTGTCACTCAGCTCCACTAATTAAATTAGCTGTTAATACCTTGTCACCCTCTAAATCAAAGCCTACTCATTAGAGCACACAGGGCACTTCAAATTACTGAGGAAGTTGGAGAAGCACAGGTCTGCCCAGACATTTAAGTGCCCTATAAATGCTCTCAGATTTAAGAAATACGGCAGCTCTAGTCAGTGCAGTTATTGCCAAAATTGGAAAGTAATCCAGAGACATGATCATCTTACAGTATCTTATTTCCCTTATACCCTTAGTTTCCCTGTTAGAAACCTGTAAGCCACTCAAAATCCACACAAGGAACACCGACAGAACTGGGATTGGACCACTGAGACTAGATGGTGACACAAATTGTTCCTTAAACCTGAAGAGTAAAGTCTGCTGTTGCCTAATTGTGGCTGAAGGAGCAACAATGGTTGCCATGTTTGACAGGTTTCATTTAACAATTCTTAAATAACCTCAAATCAATCTCCCAACACCTTTGTTTAGACAGATCTACTCTTATGGCTATTTCCATAAAGTAAGTCACAAAGACTTGTTTAGTTAGATATTATTCCAACCTGTTTCACAGCATTTATAGGCAACTCACATGATTTCTGTCAGTCTGATGTGCCATGGAAGGAATCCTAACGTGCTGTCCACGGGACCAAACTTCAAGACTAAATCAGGATCAGGAAATCCATTTGTACCTGTAAGAACAAGTTAAATTAGCTTTCATTAAATTCACcagaacatttgttttaattctaaACCCTAAGGCGtctgctttttcattaaatgcattttttttttttttttttttttttttttaaatgaagtgaaGCTCCTGAGGACAAGTTAACAATTAAAAGCCCAGGAGGACAGACTGGTCTTGTACCACCTGAACAGGACCAACTGAGCAAAAGCTTACGCAGCCACTGCAGGTCCAGCTGGactgttatttttatgtcaGGTAGTTTTCAAAAGACTTGGTAAGGAAGTTATAGGAACAGTTACATTGTTTTGAATAAAAGCAAACCTTAACACCGCTGTTTAAACTAACTTGTTCTAGTTTTGTCTTGGCAAACTGGATTTTAGTACCATAGAACATGCTGTACCCTGACCCATACCTACTGCAgtcaaacagaataaaaggactgttaacacacacacacaaaaaaaaaaaaaaacaaaaaaacaaaccaaaacctaaaACCACTTAAGGAGGTTCCACTGAAGAACAACTTGATATCACAGACCATCAAGAAAAcaagttgtaaaaaaaaataccgtCAGATGAATTGTGTCTCAGTATGGAGCTAGATAATTTAAACTTTTACTATGAAATTTCAGACAAACTGTTGCAGGTGACATCTTTCTGGTTAGATGAGTGAGGAAAACAGGTCACTAGGTGCCCATTCTTACTACCCATACCTTAAAACCCCAGTCACTGTCATTCCACTACTGAGAGCATCCTACTGATCTTCTGAGGTTGAAGACAATCAGTGGCCAAACGACACTGTCTCCCTTTTCCATACACCTCTGCCATGTCTGAGCTACTCCAGGCTAAAATTGACAGATAGGCAATAAGCTTAGAATGAACAGTCTTAGTCCAGCTTTCCCTGCTAATTCTAGCAAGTTGATTAGGGCAACATGTGAAAACCAGTATAGTACCCCAAGGGGACCCAAGAAGGTAAGCTTTCTTCATGCACCTACCTAGCTCATCTGAAAAACATTCCAGCAGTCATAACCCTACTTTGCTATAATGCTGCAATCAGTCATGATTATTGCATGCTATTTCTTGCTACCCCCTCCATTACCCACTAATTCTACAAGTTAACTGCAAGGGTGCTTACACTGCATAAAGCCTACATTTAACAGATAAAGTTTAATACTGCCTATTTGCTCTGAACTTCAGATGTTACTTCTCAATTCTTTTCTCACTtgtttaacaacaacaacaaaaaaacccaaacaaaaaaaacccccaaaccagtCAAGAGCCTTTTACAAGTTTAAGTTTAGATGTAGAGGAACTTAACTTTGGGAATAACAGAACAGGAAACTAATGTCCTATCAGATTTTGCTCCACCCAGGTTTTGAAACTGACGCTGGAGACTTCAAAAACTTCacatcctccctccccactgAACCACAACAATAGTAATCCTTTTACCAGAGGCAAAGAAGCTATTTTCCCAAGCCTGTGCATTTCTAAGGAAGGATGAAGTACTTGGATATGAGCGCCTTGTGCCACAGTCCAAATCTTATCtcaaagttaagaaaaaaaaaaatacataaagcaaaagccacttATGTGTTCAGAAGCTAGCATGTTAGTATGAAAGAGCTTTGCAGGGAAGCAGTGAATACTTAGAAGTGGGGACTCTGGAGGAAGTGGACAGTTTTACTCATCAGCTGATTCAGTAGCTGAGTACTCCTCAGCTGGCCAGTTCAACAGCAGGATCTTCAACACTGCAATGGcttttcaaacaggaaaagacCTTCAGAGAGCCCAGTTAATGCTAATATTTCCTTCTGGTTCCtatctgaaggaaaatgaaaacatacacTGTAGTATTACTGTCAGAACAGCCTATCCAACAGTACCGTGCTTTCTGCATCCATTTCTCTACCTAAACATATCAACACTACAGATACTTTACAGGTGGAAGTTCCCTCAGAGCTGCTGGAGTTACAGCACTCTTCAAGTTTAGCACACGCAAGATAGAAGGATTTGGGAGcagactcaaaaaaaaaaaaaaaaggccaaaagaCTTAAAGACTCAAGGAACAGGAGTCTGGCAACATCCCTTCTAGGTCAGGAGTTCTGAGAGAGGAACATGAAGGAATCTGTAGAGCTGACAGCACTACcacccttctcttccccacACAGATTTTACAGGGCAACTTGAACAGCCTTAATTGATAGTCATGTTCTTTACTGGGAAGGCAGACAGCAAGTAGGGACAATATTATAATGCAGTTGACAActacttttctgaaaacaagctgGTTAGCTGAGGCATTGCTCAGAAGAAAGTACTCTTACACCAGAGAAAACTCAAGCTGTAAGAATTAGAGCATGACTGGATTAAGAACCAGAAAAGCCACATAACAAGCTAGAACCATACCATATTAGGACTAGACTTCAATAACTGCATCCTAAATATGAACAGAAAGTTAAAACACTACATTATCAGGTACTTAAATCAAAATGTGAAAAACCAGAATCTTACAGAAGTCACCATGAATACAAACCCTAAAAATATAGCTACTCAAGTACTGCTTTTCAGAACTCACTCTCAACTTAGATCTGTAACTCACAGATGTTTACATTCAATACCTTTCCATTAAGGATGCACAGAAACTAAATTTGCCTACAACTGAGTTAGTTTCATAAGCTAAATAAGTCATGAAAGACTAGTTCTTCACCTTCAACTGTCCTAAACATTAAACCCAAGCAAATTAATAAGCAGGACTAGTTACAAATACCATCCTTAGTTATTAGCCACATAGATTAAACAGTCTGTTTTCAAAGTTTACAGCTTTGACAGACTAAAAGTCtagatttctctttctgtgctcAGCTAGCATGCATTACTCGAACAATAAGTCTGCTCAAGTAAGATTGGACCTAATACTTTTAACATACCCAGACACTTAAATGCATGGACAGAAGATCGTGAACAAGTGTTTCAGAAGCTCCAGTTAAACATCACTGGCCAAAATACATACGTAGTATCAACTATCACCAGTTCTACAGGAAGTGAGAGACTATTTTAAGAAGCAATTATTCGTTTCCTTAAATTGCCTTTGGGATATAACAGGATAGATGTCTAAGTTACTTCTTCAGGTGCtttatttaatacatttaataatTCCATTACAGTGAGAAGCTATCATGCAGCATGCTGACAACAGGAATAGAATTTAGTTTGAAATTAAGATTAAAGTGTCCAAACTGCCACGGTAGTCAATATGCAAAGCAACTCGGCCGACCACCCATTTGAGAAAAATCACTCTCTGAAGTCCAATTAACGAGAGCCACAATAATGTGCCTGCAGACATCCAAGTTGAAGTGTGCAATCTGAAACCTGAACCCTGCCGAGCTAATTACAGCTGCATGGATCACCTAGGAAAGCAGAGCAACTGTTATAGCTCCATAGCACCACTGGGGAGGTGGAGGCTTGTTCTAAACTACTTCTCCCAGATATGAGAATagggcagccctgccctttTCATAGCTATTGCATGTAGCTACGCACCTCAGTGCACAGTCAGTAATCTGCAGGAATTAGTAATGAAGGTAACTAAGCTAGTGTGGGTTATACAGCAGCAAAATACCAGCAAGTGCTCCGTCATTTGCACTCAGGGTGGTAGTTAGGCAGCAGTAACAGCTTTAATTGCTGTAACTAGATCTTGAAAAGACTCTCTGTCCATACTCTGGTTTGCAGCATGCTAACTTGCAACAAGTTAACCTAAGTTACAATAGCCTAGTTTCAGGTAATCCCAGCAGTACTTTTTGAGAAAGCTCATTGCAGAACATCCTACAGAGGTTATAAACTCTGCAAAGCTGAGACTCTCCAATTTAGCTTaaggtttcctttttctgcttaaagaaaaagctcaaaAGGGAGTAAACCAGTAAGAAATTTTTAGCAGAAGCCTGAAAGCAATAATCATAACTTACCCTGATAGACTAAGTATCAAGATGCATATGTTCTAAGCAATAAATATACTAGAAACAAAATCCGTTATGAATCAAGTactctttcccctcctccccacagaCCATGCCATACTTACTACTTAATAAGTTGTCTAACACATTCACATCCAGGTCTGTGTATgttctttgctgctgtgctACCAACTGACAAAAGTTCTGAGCAGCTTTTACTATGTCTGCTTTTCCATCTTCTGGAGACAGCACCTTCAATGCAGATTGGCAATTTAAAACTGCAAGtacaaaacacagtttaaaagcaacagaaatataGTTGTTTTGAATGTGCTTTAGACATTCACAGGGTATGACTGAAAGTAACTTGTAGTTTACTTCATATATTATACAACTAGTGATAGATTTCTCTCATCCATCTCTTACAGAAGTGGGTAGGTGTCTTCTGGATTTGCTGGATTACTAAAGCACAAGTTTAAGGCAAATATTTGGAGGAGTCTTGTGAAAAGTGGATTAATGTCagtcttgaaataaaaagtcttCCAGGGAATTTGCATTGGTTCTTACACTATCAGGCAAAGCAGTGAGAGGAAGGTGCCTAGACAGTAACTTGGGGGCTGGTAAACAATGCAGAAAGACTTGCAGTtcagggaatggaaaaaaaagacctaatTCCTACCCTAAAACAGCTACTGTGGACATTCATGTGACACAATGATTAAGTATGCTGAGTATGATCACAGGATCTTTCAGTAGCACTTCAAAATTGATGCAAGAGTTACAATATTGATTTAGGATTGCTACAGAGAAGCTAGGTACCAGAGTTAATCCATTAATCTTAAATTACATCTGTGACTTGAGGACATTTCACAACAATCTTACTGTCTACACTGTTGTGAGGTAAGAGTCTTCTCGCACTTCGACTTGCATCATTGCCAGTTTTGATAAGGTACTTAAGAGGTAAACTTACCAAGGTAGCTGAAGGCTACAGACAGTGTACTAAACCCAGCCTGAAGTAACTGGGTTAAGTACTAGTGTGTGGACACATTAGACTTATAGAGAACTTATGATAGTTATAACCAGAtacttaaaaatagcatttcttaaAAGTGCAGAAGCTGACTGCAAAGGACCACAGAATACAGTCAGAAGACTCCTAAGAACatctaaaaaaaacctcacttcTATCCAAAGCCaccacaatgaaaataattgttccTTGATATTGTTTGATTTGTCGTATGTCCTATGTTAAAGAATATTTCTCTAACAGTATTCATAAATCTAAGGCATGCCATTTTGCTTCTCAGAAGTGAAAAATTGCAGTTTAATATTATAAACTGGATAGATGTCAGCTTGTTCAGTTCAAAGTATGAAGTGTCTGATCTGACTGTGGAGCCTTCTaagtaagaatgaaaaattctaaagagaacagaaaacacctctgcttttcatatatttcaaCACAAAAGGTTGCTGAGACTTAAACGTGCCCTTTCAGTCAGCAAGTCAGAGCAGTCTTTCAGTAGTTCATTTGGTCTAGACGTAAATACCCTGATTTAAGTAAGTGCAGCTAAGTATGCTAGATTTTAAGACATTAACAACCTGTCTAccctgttttctgctgtttatttcaaCCTTCACaggaataaagagaaataacaCGGAACTTGGGTGTTTCCATGTAAATGGTAGCACCTTAGCCTAAGGTGCTTATAAGGCAAGTTAATGCTACAACATTGGACTTTATACTGGAAAACTGGCACAAAGGATTTCACCATCCTATCAGCCCTTGCAGGGGAAGCAAAATTCAGCCAGCAGCATCTTAAATGCAGCTAAATGTATTACAGCTTGTGAAGTGTAGTCTTATTGTTAAGTCTTTGAACTATGTAATGTGATaagggttgttttggtttttggtttggttttgtttgtttattttatgagACCTGTTTAAATACTATGAGTTGCAGTTAGGAGAGCTTTAAGTGTATCAGCCTATCCCTCTAAGGCAAAGGCCTGCTTTAGTAAGTACATACTTGTGATTTACTACATTTTGAACGGACTTCTAACATTTGTGTTAGTCAGCATACCTAAATGAATACTTGCAGCAGATAGTATCAAATAAGGAacattaattttgaaacataCTCCTGTTTTCCACTTCCACTACATGCAAAAGCTGCTAccacagatgattttttttttttttttttttttcctccaaacttAGACACTTTACCTTCCTGGTGTCATTATACATTGCCATGACAACCAGCAGTtttgctctttcccttcttcctccccacttTGAGGTATAAGTTTGGAAAGATGGAAGCACACGCATTGTTAATTTGACATCAGTTCCCTTATGCTTACTCCAGTGCTTTTTCAGCTCTCTCAGCAAAAGAATTCATCTCAGTGAAACAGTGGGGAGTTGAGCTACACTGATGCATTAAAGGGGTCATGGCACAACAGTCAGGCTAAACTGAAGATCAGGCTACCCAGTAATGATCACTATGGGAAGGAGAACGCAACACTTCACTATTAGTTAAGAACAAATAAGCACAATGAAAGTTTAATACTAGCCCAGGAAAGTTGCATGTGTTCTGATAATCAGCGCTTAATGAAGGAAAAGGTCACTGTACACAGGAATGCATTTAAGTAAAAGCAGCGTTATGATTTATATACAGCTGTTTACAGTCATACCAAATTCCTCCTTGCAATTCATCTTACCTTGATCAGCTTTGTCTTGATTTGCAAATTCCACGGTGTACTTGGAGCAATCTAGTCCTAAGagttcttgctgctgttttaaaatttcatccATCAATCTTGAATTATTCCTCttgaaaatacctttaaaaaaaggttgcaTGTCAGCCAACTCCTATAAAGAATGCTCCAAAATAAATCTTACACtaggcaggaagaaaaaagaatcaggTAGTCAGTACTGGTTTCAAACTGGAGTTCACAAGTATGAtaagaaaccaaagcaaatgCTACTGCACATGACTAATTTCAGTGACCTTGGAAAGAAAACTCATGTGGTTTCGTTCCTCTTTCACTCAGCCTGGTTTAAGTAGCAAGCTGCAATTGCATAAGGGATCGTTTAAGACCCAGTTCATTGTCCTTAGTATGCTAGCAATGGTTTTGAGATAGCAATACTCTACCAGCACAGGGCCACCAAGTCAGATTAACACCAAGTTTCTTTCATGCCCATGCTGCTGTAGATTTTCAGCTTAAGTCTGGTACCACTTACTACCACACCTCTAAGGCTGCAGGCTAACAAAGCAAGTCACCACAAAGCAAGAGCCAGAAGACTAAATCAGCATATCAGGCCACAGTAACTGTCCACTCTTATGCCATGGCCAATGCCATGGATTTCCTAATAAGAGGATTTCACAAGTTGTATATTCCAAGGATTTAATGCACTCCTCAAGgtctttttatatttacatgTTTATGGTAGACACATTCTGAGTGCAGGAGATTACAAAAACTTGCTTAACCAAACATACTTGGGTTCTTGTTCTAAAGCAAATTCTAGCTCTTAAGAGGGACACAACAGAactatttctaattaaaagcCAGAGTAAAAATTAAGTGTTACAGCTTAAATATTTACAATGCAAAAGCGTAGCTAAGCATATTTACTTAGGAATTGATAACGCTTTTATCACATTGTATTCAGAGGTTGTTACTAAGAGTGTAAGTTTCATTCAGAAATCCTTTGTGTCAAGCACTTCTCCTGGCCAGTCTAAAAATGCCCACACAATAATCTTAGAAGAAACACTGAACTTGTATACAATTTTATGATCAGGCTCACGATTCATCACCTCAACCTGATTCTAGGATTAGAAACTGCTACAAATAGCAGTTTCTACATCAGTAGTGGTCAAACAGCATGTAAGCATTGGGTTAAGACCATAATACACTAGGGAGTTAGTTTGCAACATGAAATGATACAACTCCATTTATGTAATATGCTAGCCTTTAGGCCTAGTGAGTTAGTATTTTTATACAGGCTTCACTAGAGGTTTTAATAGGTGGTAAGCATCTGGTTTTCCTCCCATCCTGGATActtcctgtgaaaaaaaaatttactttattaCACAAGTGTTACTGATGCTTATAACTGATTTCACATGCTGACAGACAAGCAAATCTCACTAAGGCAGCAACCTTGATAGAAAGAAAAGCGTTAGAATACTTTAAGTCTAAACTAAAGTTAAATTGTTAcactttgtgctgctgcttactAGTGTATATTCATACATAGTAGAAATTGAGAATGCTGCTTTCAATAATACTGTTTGGTACGACTCTGGTTGGATAAGTCTGTTTTGTGCTAGAGTTAGCACTGATTGTCTTCCTTACACTTAAGGTCAGCAGCAGTGCAGCTACTGCAACTGCTAATCCCACACCATCTTCAGGTAAGATCTGTACAAGGTTAGGTGTGCCTCACCTCTAAGTCATCTGACTTCCATCCACTTttcaagatgagaaaaaaaaaaaaacctatgctcaatattcagaaaaagagTTGGCACAATTAGGATAGGCTTCCAATCTGGGAAACAGACAgctgctctcttcttccccttccccacccaaCACTAATGATAACAATTCTTTTCGCATTAAAAGTTATTGCCTAATCCTGTTAAAGATtggaagaacagatttaagaatcCACACTCCAGCTCTAAAGTAAAAGCAGACGTTAAGGATAACAGGTAGGAGAATAGACTAAGGTGTTTACTGCTCAGTAAAAAGGGACATCAGATAAAGGACTTGGTCTGGCTCTGAAGTGAAGGTCTTTAATACACACAGGCTTCAGTGGATACTGAAGACTTGCTAGATATATTCTTGAGATTTATCTGAATATCAACAGCACACCCCTTCTACTCTCCTCATTTATCTCACCCACCTCCTTAGTTGTTCAAATCTGGGTCCTGCATTGCTCTTGGAATAGCAGTTTAACACGAACTGGAAGCTACAGTAGTTGTAGTATGTCTTTCTCAGAAAGACCTCCACACCTAAATTCCAACTGATCCACCAACCTTGACACACCTGCAGTTTTCCTGCAGAGAAGATCCTGAAGCACATCAGAAGGTAGtaaatatcatagaatcatttaggttggaa
Proteins encoded in this region:
- the NUS1 gene encoding dehydrodolichyl diphosphate synthase complex subunit NUS1; the protein is MSGAGGLAWRALHALLRALLGLQRALLACLRGRRPATATAATAAGPRAWLWRRAASAAASCALLAPAAGAFAFRKAGAARRRAGGAAQGRQRWRSDGRALQKLPVHMGLVVTEEEPSYADMASLVVWCMAVGISYVSVYDHNGIFKRNNSRLMDEILKQQQELLGLDCSKYTVEFANQDKADQVLNCQSALKVLSPEDGKADIVKAAQNFCQLVAQQQRTYTDLDVNVLDNLLSSTNGFPDPDLVLKFGPVDSTLGFLPWHIRLTEIISLPSHLNISYEDFFSALHHYAACEQRWGK